The Microlunatus soli genome contains the following window.
GCAAGGCCGTGGAGGCCGCGATCCGGATCGGCCTGGCGCTGAACTGCAACATCGCCGAGTGGTGCCGGTTCGCCCGCAAGAACTACTTCTATCCCGACGTCCCGAAGAACTTCCAGACCTCCCAGTACGACGAGCCGATTGCCTTCGACGGTCACGTCGAGGTCGAGGTGGACGGCGAGACGTACGCCATCGAGATCGAGCGCGCGCACATGGAGGAGGACGCCGGCAAATCCCTGCACGTCGGCGGCGCCGACGGTCGGCTGCAGGGCGCCTCGCACTCGCTGATGGATTACAACCGGGCCGGCACCCCGTTGATCGAGATCGTCACCAAGCCGATCGAGGGCACCGGCGCGAAGGCTCCCCAGGTGGCCCGGGCCTACGTCGCGATGATCCGTGATCTGGTCAAGGCGCTGAAGGTCTCCGACGCCCGGATGGAGCAGGGCTCGGTCCGTTGCGACGCCAACGTCAGCCTGCGACCGATCGGCCGCGAGGAGTACGGGCTGCGGACCGAGACCAAGAACGTCAACTCGCTGCGCAGCATCGAACGGGCACTGACCTATGAGATCACCCGGCAGGCCGCGCTGCTGGACTCCGGGCAGCGGGTGCACCAGGAGACCCGGCACTTCGCCGAGGAGTCCGGCACCACCAGCCCCGGCCGCAGCAAGGAGCAGGCCGAGGACTACCGCTACTTCCCCGAGCCCGACCTGGTGCCGGTGGCACCGAGCCGGGAATGGGTGGAGGAGTTGCGGGGCACGCTGCCGGAGCAGCCGGCCCTGCGCCGCAAGCGGCTGACGGCCGAGTGGGGCTTCTCTGAGCTGGAGATGCGTGACGTGATCAGTGCCGGAGCGCTGGACCTGATCGAGGCGACCGTGGTCGCCGGGTCGGCGGCACAGCCGGCCCGTAAGTGGTGGATGGGTGAGCTGTCCCGCAAGGCCAACGACACCGGGGTGGAGCTGGAGGACGTCGCGATGACGCCGGTCCAGGTCGCCGAGCTGCAGGGCCTGGTCGAGGCGAAGACGATCAACGACAAGCTGGCCCGGCAGGTGATCGAAGGCGTACTGGCCGGTGAGGGCGATCCGAAGGCGGTCGTCGAGGCCAGGGGACTGGCCGTGGTGTCCGACGACGGCGCGCTCAGCGAGGCTGTCGACACCGCGATCGAGGCCAACCCGGACATCGCCGACAAGATCAGGTCCGGCAAGGTGCAGGCCGCCGGTGCCCTGATCGGTGCGGTGATGAAGGCGATGCGCGGCCAAGCTGACGCGGGCCGGGTCCGCGAGTTGATCTTGGAGAAGCTGGGCTGACCGGCCCACGTTGATCATGGGACCGCTGGACGGGGTCCGGGTGCTGGAGTTGCCGGCACTCGGGCCGGTGCCGTTCGCGGGCATGATGTTGGCCGATCTCGGTGCGTCGGTGATCAAGGTCGACCGGCCAGCCGACGCGCACGCCGGCCTGGAATATCCACCCGGTCCACTGGAACGCGGCCGACGGTCGATGGGTATTGATCTTCGGACCACCGCCGGCGCCGACCTCGCACTCCGGCTGGTCGAGCGTTCAGACGTGTTGATCGAGGGCTTCCGACCGGGTGTCGCCGAACGCCTCGGGATCGGCCCGGACCTCGCGCTGGAACGCAACCCGGCGCTGGTGTACGGCCGGATGACCGGCTGGGGACAGGACGGGCCGCTCGCCCAGCGGGCCGGCCACGACATCAGCTATCTGGCGCTCAGCGGGGCGCTGCACGGGATCGGTGAGCATGATCGCCGCCCGATGCCACCGGTCAACTATCTGGCCGACTTCGGCGGCGGCGCGATGATGATCATCACCGGCATCCTGGCGGCCCTGCTGCACGCCCGGGCCACCGGCGAGGGGCAGGTCGTCGACGCCGCGATGACCGACGGCGCGGCCTACCTGACCACCATGACCCGGCAGTTCGCCGGTACCGGGCACTGGGTCGACGAACGCGAACGCAACCTGCTCGACGGCGGCGCACCCAACTACCGCTGCTATCGGACCGCCGACGACAAGTACGTCGCCGTCGGGGCGCTGGAACCGAAATTCTGGGCCGAATTGGTGCACACCCTCGGCGCCGATGTCGCAGACGTGCCGGATCCGTTCGACCACGACCAGTGGGAGGCGTGTGCCGAGTGGCTCTCGGCGATCCTGCTGACCAGGTCGCGGGACGAGTGGGCTGCGATCTTCGCCGACACCGACAGTTGCGTGACCCCGGTGCTGACGCTGGCCGAGGCACCCGACCACGCCCACAACCGCGTCCGCCGGAGCTTCGTCGAGGTCGACGACGTCACCGTAGCCGCGCCGGTGCCGCGGTTCTCCGCAACTCCGACCGAGCCTGGTCGGGTGAGCACACCGGGTGGTGACACCGACAGCATCCTGGACGAGTTCGGGTGCGACGCCGACGAACGGGCCGCTCTGCGGTCGGCCGGTGTCATCGGAGCGTACGACGTCGATCCGTAGGACCCCGAGAAGCCCGGGACCTGCTCATGCGTCGTGAATGTCCCACATTTAAGTAGTACATTTGCGGTATGTCCGATACACCGACGGTCTCGATCCGCGAGCTCTCACATGAGACCTCCGGAACTCTTCGTCGAGTGAAGGCCGGTGAAACGATCGAGATCACCGAGCGCGGCCGAGTGATCGGGCGCATCGTCCCCGTCGGAGCGGCGCAGAGCCGTCGGGAGCAGTTGATAGCTGCCGGGCGCCTGTCCGCGGGAAACCGCGACCATCGCGCCCTGTTCGCCGCAATCGACCATCGGCTGTCGACTGAGCCGATCGACCAGGCGAGCTCAGGTACGAAAGCCGTGCTCGACATGCGCGACGACGAACGTTACTGACCTCAAGACGTCGGGTTGAGCCGTGCTCTATTTCGATACGTCCGCCTTGATGAAGCTCTGTCGGGTCGAGCCGGAGTCTGCCGACTTGAGGCGGTGGTTGGCGACCCAGCCCGGCGACTGGTTCACTTCGGCGCTAACTGAGGTCGAGTTGTGTCGTGCATTGGCTCGTTCGGATCCGGCTGCGTTGCCCCGTGCGGCGCAGGTGCTCGGCGACTGTGCGATCTTTGACATCGACGACGAGATCCGTCAGCAGGCCGCGTCCCTTCGGCCGGTCGGTCTTAGGTCGCTCGATGCGATTCACCTGGCGACCGCGTTGGAGGTGGCATCAGATCTGGCTGGCTGCTTGACCTATGACCTGCGGCTCGCTGAGGCCGCAAATGCGGCTGGGCTGACCGTCCGAAGCCCCGGGTCGGCCGGCTGATCAGACGACGAAGAATGCGGCCGCGATGATCAAATAGGTCGCACACAGCACGACACCCCACCAGCGGCTCACCCGACGTGCCAGCAGCATCGCGCCGGGGACCAGCACGGCCACCGCCATCGCGACGATCTCGGCCGGGCGAAAGGCCAACGGCAGTGGGTTGAACGCCAGAGACAGCAGCGCGATCACCGGAATCACCATGGTGGCGACCTGGGCGCTGGAGCTGAAAGCGATCTCCGCCGACAGCGCGAGTTTGCCGCGGAAGGCCAGGATCACCGCGCCGCCGTGTTCGGTGGCGTTGCCCGCCAGCGCCACCAGCACCGCGGCGACGAAGAACTGGCTCCACCCGACCGATGAGGCGAAGTCCTGGATGGACTCGGTCAACACCTCCGACACCACAACGGTGCCCAGCGTGACCAGTCCGAGAACGGTCAGCGAGACCGGCAGCGACCAGCCGCCCGATTCCTCGGCTGCAGCCGAATCCTGCCGAGCATCGCGCTCGGTGCGCTGCTGCTGATGGGCCCGCCGCTGCCGGAGCACCGACACGACGGTGACCGCGGCGTAGGTCGCCACCAACACCGCACAGACCACGACGGACCAGGCCGACATCGGCGCCGGCTCGGCCCCGGCGGAGCCCCAATACAGCTGCGCAGGACCGATCAGCAGCACCAGCCCGAACAGCACCAGCCCGAGCCACGCCGCACACGATCGTCGCTGGATCCGTCCGTGCCGGCCGAACAGCGCCGACATCCCCATCACCAGCAACAGATTGCTGACGATGCTGCCTGTCAGCGTGCCCCGGACGACGTCGAACAGGCCGCGGTGGACCGAGAACAGGGCGATGATCAACTCGGGTGCGTTGCCGAAGCTGGCGTTCAGCAGTCCGGCGATACCGGGGCCGAGATGCTCGCTGGCGTGGTCGGTCGCCTCGCCGATCAGGAACGCCAACGGCACCAGCGCGGCGACGCTGACGCAGAACAGCAGCACATCGCTGGCAGCGGTGAACTGGAGTCCGAAGTCGATCGGGACCAGCACGAGTCCCAGGTAGGGAAGGTGACGCGGCCGCAGCCGCCGGCTGCCGACCTGCTGCAGGACGGCGTGATCAGCTCGGGGCAGGTTGTCCGATCGCACGCGCGGACTGCCGTCAGACCGACAGGTCGGTGGTCAGCAGGGCGTCGATGGCGTCCTGTTCGCCGACCAGTTTGACGTCGGCGACCCCGGTACGGCCGTTGGCGAAGATCACCAGTTCGCTCGGTTTGCCGACGACGGTGACGATCCTGGTGCCGTTCTGCGCCCTGATCGTCTCCGGCTCGCCGTCGGAGTCGCCGTCACCGGACCCGGCCAGCGGGGTGCGTTCCAGGACGACGCCGACCGGTGCGCGTCGGAAGAAGGCACGGCCCAGCAGCTTGAGCCGTCGCCACATCCAGTCCTCGACCTCGTCGCCGAGATCGCGCGGACCGGCCGGATGATCACCGGCCCGCCGGACGTCCTCGTGGTGGATGAAGAACTCGGTGGTGTTGGCGGGTTCGTCGACGCCCGGAAAGGAGAACACGGAGAAACGCGCTGGCCCGTTGCCGACCCGTTCGACCAGCTCGGCATAGGACCACCGGGACTTCGCCTCGGCCATCCGCCGTTCGGTCAGGCCGGCGAGCGGCTTGGCCAGGATCCCCGGCGCACCGACCGGGTCGGTCTCCCGGATCCACAGATGAGCGGCAAGATCATGGGTGGTCCAATCGCCGCACAGCGTCGGGGCGTCGGGACCGACCTCGGAGAGCAACTCGCACAACCCGGCGCGCTCATCCTTGGCAAAAGTCATAATCGCAGATGCTAGCGAACCACTCAGTCGCTCGGCCCACTGCGGCCCGCACGGCACACCCGCCCGCTGCGTTGCACTTCCCTCACGGGCCCGGCTCGCTCGTCAGGGACGGCTGCAGGTGTGCTGCCGGGATGGGGGAGAATGGCGCGGTGAGCGCAGTCGATACTGTCGGGCCCGTGAACGGACTCGACCCGCAGATCGCCGATCTGCTGAAGCGGGACGCCGACGGACTGGTGACGGCCGTCGTCCAACAGCACGACACCGGCGAGGTGTTGATGGTCGGCTGGATGGACGACGAGGCGCTGCATCGCACCCTGACCAGTGGCCGGAGCACCTTCTGGTCCCGCAGCCGGCAGGAATACTGGGTGAAGGGGGAGACCAGCGGCAACCGGCAGTGGGTCCGCGAGGTCCGGTTGGACTGCGACGGCGACACCCTGCTGGTCAAGGTCGACCAGGAAGGACCGGCCTGCCACACCGGCACCCGGACCTGTTTCGACTCCCGGGTGTTGGATGTCGACGGCCTGCACAGCGAACAGAATGAGGACGCGCAGTGACGATCACCTCAGACCGACCGACCAGCTCGGGGATGCAGCCCAGCCTGGACGGCTTCCGGGAGATGGCCCGGGATCGCCGCGTGGTGCCGGTCTACCGCCGACTGCTGGTCGACGCCGAGACTGCGGTCGGGCTGTACCTCAAGCTGGCCGCCAACCAGACCGGCAGCTATCTGTTGGAATCGGCCGAACACAACGGGGTCTGGGCGCGCTACTCCTTCATCGGTGTCCGTTCGGTCGCCACCCTGAGCGAACGGGACGGCCAGGCCCACTGGACCGGGCATCGACCGGTCGGCCTGCCGGACGGCGGTGACCCGGTCCGGGCTCTGCAGGAGACCCTGAAGCTGCTGCACACGCCGCGGATCGACGGGTTGCCGTCCTTCACCTCCGGGATGGTCGGCTATCTGTCCTACGACGCGGTCCGGCGGGTCGAGGTGCTGCCGGACAGCAACGTCGACGACCTGCAGATCCCCGAGCTCGGTTTCATGCTGGCCAGTGATCTGGCCGTCGTCGATCATGAGACCGGTGAGCTGTGGTTGATCGCCAATGCGATCAACTACGACAACACCGACGAGCGCGTCGACGAGGCCTACGCCGACGCGGTCGCCCGGGTGCAGGCGATGGTCGAGGCGGTCGGCAAGCCGACCCCGCCGACCGCGGTCGCTGCCGATCGAGAGCACCGACTGCCGGTCCGGCGGCAGCGCAACGAGCAGGAGTACCAGGACTCCGTCCGGGCCGCGATCGAGGAGATCAAGGCCGGCGAGGCGTTCCAGATCGTGGTCAGCCAACGCTTCGAGGTGGAGACGTCGGCCGACGCGCTGGACGTCTACCGGGTGCTGCGGCTGACCAACCCGTCGCCGTACATGTATCTGCTGCGGATGGACGGCTTCGACATCGTCGGCTGCAGCCCGGAGGCACTGGTCACGGTGAAAGGCCGGACCGCACTGACCCACCCGATCGCCGGATCCAAACCGCGCGGCGCCGACGACCGCGAGGACCAGGCGTTCGAGGCGGAGTTGCGGACCGACGAGAAGGAACGGGCCGAGCACCTGATGCTGGTCGACCTCGGTCGCAATGACCTCGGCCGGGTCTGTACGCCGGGCAGCGTCGAGGTGATCGAATTCGCCGAGGTCCGGCGATACAGCCACATCATGCATCTGGAATCGACCGTGGTCGGTGAGATCGCCGACGATCGGAGCGCTCTGGACGTGATCCTGGCCGCGTTCCCGGCCGGCACCCTGTCCGGTGCGCCGAAGGTGCGGGCGATGCAGATCATCGACAAGCTGGAGGTCTCCAGGCGCGGACTGTACGGCGGCGTGGTCGGCTACCTCGACTTCGCCGGCGATGCCGACGCGGCGATCGCGATCCGGACCGCGGTGCTCCGCGACGGCGTCGCCTACGTCCAGGCCGGCGGCGGCATCGTGGCCGATTCGGTGCCGGCCTCGGAGGATCAGGAATCGCAGAACAAGGCCGCGGCCGTGATCCGGGCGGTGTCGGTCGCCGAGACGTTCGAGCACCTATGACAGACGGCGAACACCTATGACCGGCAGCCCTTCGTCCGACGCCACACCAGCACGGCCGAACAGCGACCGCAGCCGGGCCGTCGGCTTCGGGCTGCTGCTGGTCGGTGCGATCGCGGTCCTGGTCGGCGCATCGGTGCCGTGGTACGCCGCCACCGAGGCCGGTCGCAGAATGGCGACCTTCAACGGCACCGACGTCACCGGTGGCGTGGCGCAGGCCCTCGGCGTCGCAATCCTGGCCGGGGTGCTGCTGATGCTCGCGCTGCGGGTGACCGGCCGCCGGATCGTCGCCGGACTGATCGGGGTGATCGCGATCATCGGCGCGGTGACGATGACCTTCCAGCGTCCGGGCCGCAGCGAGGTGCTGACCGAACTGCGCAAGCAGACCCTGGCCGACAGCTATCAGTTGACCATCGCCGGCGGCAACATCTGCTACGCGGCCGGCTGTCTGGTGGTGCTGGCCGGCGTGGTCGTGGTGATCGCCAGGGCCCATCGATGGCCGCGCCGGGCCGACCGGTTCGACCGACGCGCGGCGGCGGCCCGCAGCGCGTTGCTGACCGACGACCCGGACGCCGAGATCGACACCGACGCCGTCTGGAAGTCCATCGACGCGGGCCAGGACCCGACCGTCGAGCCGCGATCCTGACCGCTCGGCGACCCCGATTGGTGCTTGCCCTGCCGGTAGGGACACAATGACCCTGTAACCCCTGACGTGCCAGACGAGGTGGATGTGATGGCAGAGATCGCCCCGACCGAGACAACCGCGACCGACGCAGCACGGATCCCCGAGGCCGGTCGGACCGCCGCGGTGCGTCGTGATCCTGCCCTGCAGCCGCTCGATTCGCGGCCGCTGCGGCATGTCCACCACGGTCAGACGGGTGCCATGTGGACCGCCGTCACGCTGGTGTTCGTCGGATTCCTGGTCGGTGGGATCGCGATGCTGCTCGGCCCCAACTGGCCGCTCTTCGTGATCGGCGCGGTGCTCTGTGTGCTGGGCATCGCCGCCGGCCTGGTGATGCAGGCGCTCGGATTCGGACTCTACGAGAAGAAGAAATGAGTCGATCCCGGCACCAGCAGGTCAGCCGGCACGCAGACGCAGCACGAACAGCCCGAGACATCAGACAGCACGGATCGTAGGGAACAGGGAGTAGGAACGGTCATGGGCGTACTCGACGACATCGTCGATGGTGTTCGGCAGGACCTTGCCGAACGCCAGGCCGCGGTCAGTCTGGACCGTCTGAAGGAACGTGTGCTGCATGTCGACCCGGCTCTGGATCCGCTGCCACGATTCCGCGAGTCCGGCGTCTCGGTGATCGCCGAGGTCAAGCGTTCCAGCCCCAGCAAGGGGGCGCTGGCCAACATCCCGGACCCGGCCGCTCTGGCATCGGCCTACGCCTCCGGCGGGGCAGCGGCGATCTCGGTGCTCACCGAGCGGCGGCGGTTCGGCGGTTCGCTGGAGGACCTGGTCAACGTCCGGATGTCGGTCGACATCCCGGTGCTCCGCAAGGACTTCATCGTCACCGCGTACCAGCTCTTCGAGGCGCGTGCCAACGGCGCCGATCTGGCGTTGCTGATCGTTGCCGCGTTGAGCGACTTCGAACTGGTGTCGTTGATCGAGCGGGCCGAGTCGATCGGACTGACCCCGCTGGTGGAGGCGCACACCGAGGAGGAGATCGCCCGAGCGGTCGATGCCGGCGCCAAGATCATCGGGGTGAACGCCCGCAATCTGCAGACCCTCGAGGTCGACCCGAACACCTTCGCCCGGCTGGCGCCGCGGATCCCGGACGGGATCGTCAAGATCGCCGAGTCCGGTGTCCGCGGTCCGCACGACGTGATCGAGCTGGCCCGGCACGGAGCCGACGTGGTGCTGGTCGGCGAGGCTCTGGTCACCGGCCGCGACCCGCGGCTCGGCGTCGCCGATCTGGTCGCCGCGGGTGCGCACCCGGCGCTCGCCCACCGGGCCTGAGGACTGCAGCCATGATCATGGTCGCCCTGCACGGTCGATGGTGAAGGTCAACGCAGCGTCGAACCCCCACCATCCCCTTGCAGCTAAGGAATTCTGATGACCAACGCATCCTCTGCCGCGCCGTCTTCCGGCGCCACCGAGCTGCCCGATCCGACCGGCCACTTCGGCCCGTACGGCGGCAAGTTCGTCCCGGAGGCACTCTACGTTGCCCTTGATCAACTCCAGACCGAGTTCGACCGGGCGATGACCGACGACACCTTCTGGGCCGAACTGGACGGCCTGCGCAAGGACTACTCCGGCCGGCCGACCCCGATCACCGAGGCGCCGCGTTTCGCCGAGGGCACCGGTGCCACCATCGTGCTGAAACGTGAGGACCTGAACCACACCGGTTCGCACAAGATCAACAACGTCCTCGGCCAGGCGTTGCTCACCAAGCGGATGGGCAAGACCCGGGTGATCGCCGAGACCGGAGCCGGGCAGCACGGCGTCGCCACCGCCACCGCGGCGGCGCTGTTCGGCCTGGACTGCCGGATCTACATGGGCAAGGTGGACACCGAGCGACAGGCCCTGAACGTCGCCCGGATGCAGCTCCTCGGGGCCGAAGTGGTCGCTGTCGAGTCCGGCACCCAGACCCTGAAGGACGCGATGAACGACGCCCTACGGGACTGGGTGGCCAGCGTCGATACCACCCACTACCTGATCGGTAGCGTCGCCGGACCGCACCCGTTCCCGACGGTGGTCCGGGAATTCCAGCGGGTGATCAGCACCGAGGCCCGCGCCCAGTTGCTTCAGCGGCACGGGCGGCTGCCCGACGCGGTCACCGCCTGTGTCGGTGGCGGCTCCAACGCGCTCGGCATCTTCGCCGACTTCATCGACGACGCCGAGGTCGGCCTGTACGGCTTCGAGGCCGGCGGCGACGGTGTCGAGACCGGTCGGCACGCCTCCAGCATCTCCGCCGGCGGCGTCGGCGTACTGCACGGCAGCCGCAGCTACGTGCTGCAGGACGAGGACGGCCAGACCAAGGACAGCCACTCGATCTCCGCCGGACTGGACTATCCGGGCGTCGGTCCGCAGCACGCCTGGCTGGCCGATGCCGGTCGCGCGCACTACGAACCGGTGACCGATGCCGAGTCGATGGACGCGTTCCGCCGACTCAGCGAGACCGAGGGAATCATCCCCGCGATCGAGTCCGCGCACGCCCTGGCCGGCGCGCTGCGACTGGCTCGCCGGTTCGTTGCCGAGGGCAGGAAGGACCCGCTGCTGCTGGTCAGCCTGTCCGGTCGTGGCGACAAGGACGTGGACACCGCCATGAAATGGTTCGCCGACATCCACGGCGAAGCGACCGGGAGCAGCGAACTATGAGCGCCGCCAACAGCACCAACCCCCTTCGACAGGGTCCTGAGCCCGTCGAAGGATCGTCGACCCGACCCACCTTCGACCGAGGCATCAGCGGCACGGTGTTCGCCGAGGCCACGGCGGCCGGTCGGGGAGCACTGGTCGGCTACCTCCCGGTCGGCTATCCCAGCGTCCGCGGCTCGTTCGACGCGATGCGCACGCTCTGCGGCGTCGGCCCCTCGGGGAGCAAGGAGCATGACGGCGTCGACCTGGTCGAGATCGGCATGCCGTACAGCGATCCGGTGATGGACGGCGCGACGATCCAACGCGCCAGCACCCGGGCCCTGCAGCGTGGCGTCCGGGTCCGCGACGTCTTCGGCGCCGTCGAGGCGGTGGCGAACACCGACACCACCGCGGTCGTGATGATCTACTGGAACCTGGTCGAGCACTATGGTCCGGACGCCTTCGCCCGCGATCTGGCGGCCGCCGGCGGTGCGGGGCTGATCACCCCCGACCTGACACCGGACGAGGCGGAAGCCTGGTTCACCGCGTCGGACGCGTACGGCTTGGACCGGATCTTCCTGGTGGCGCCGAGTTCGTCGGACGAGCGGCTGACGCACACCGTCGACAGCTGCCGCGGTTGGGTGTACGCGACCTCGGTGATGGGGGTGACCGGCGCACGTCAGCAGACGTCCAGCGCGGCACCAGCGCTGGTCGAACGGGTCCGCACCGCCCGGCCGGAAGCGCTGGTCGGCGTCGGCCTCGGCGTCTCCAACGGCGCTCAGGCCGCGGAGGTGAACGGGTTCGCCGACGCCGCGATCGTCGGATCGGCCCTGGTCGGCGAGCTGCTGAAGGCCGACGATGCCGGCGACCCCGACGACCTCTCCGGACTGCGTGCGGTGGTCGCCGATCTCGCCGGTGGTGTTCGTTCTGCCGTGCGTTCGGGAA
Protein-coding sequences here:
- the trpA gene encoding tryptophan synthase subunit alpha, which gives rise to MSAANSTNPLRQGPEPVEGSSTRPTFDRGISGTVFAEATAAGRGALVGYLPVGYPSVRGSFDAMRTLCGVGPSGSKEHDGVDLVEIGMPYSDPVMDGATIQRASTRALQRGVRVRDVFGAVEAVANTDTTAVVMIYWNLVEHYGPDAFARDLAAAGGAGLITPDLTPDEAEAWFTASDAYGLDRIFLVAPSSSDERLTHTVDSCRGWVYATSVMGVTGARQQTSSAAPALVERVRTARPEALVGVGLGVSNGAQAAEVNGFADAAIVGSALVGELLKADDAGDPDDLSGLRAVVADLAGGVRSAVRSGTSDPAVRLSH